A window from Hemicordylus capensis ecotype Gifberg chromosome 2, rHemCap1.1.pri, whole genome shotgun sequence encodes these proteins:
- the LOC128345556 gene encoding prostate and testis expressed protein 4-like, which yields MNKSLLFGLYALLCWSTAQAVQCRECLNYRNGVCKSKEGVCETGPGQTCMMLAISKAKKQIKSMCIVKAWCKSFEKSTDPDKLVICCDRNLCNEPALAYLHPTKLYEPPRVTLISDFHPPP from the exons ATGAATAAGAGTCTTCTCTTTGGTCTTTATGCTCTGCTCTGCTGGAGCACCG CTCAAGCTGTACAGTGCAGGGAATGCTTGAACTATAGAAATGGTGTGTGTAAAAGCAAGGAAGGTGTATGTGAAACTGGTCCCGGGCAGACCTGCATGATGCTTGCCATCTCAAAAG CAAAGAAGCAAATCAAGTCTATGTGTATAGTTAAAGCGTGGTGTAAATCTTTTGAAAAATCAACAGATCCTGATAAGTTGGTTATATGCTGTGACAGAAATCTCTGTAATGAACCTGCACTTGCTTACCTCCACCCTACCAAACTCTATGAACCTCCAAGAGTGACTTTGATATCTGATTTTCATCCACCCCCCTGA
- the LOC128346185 gene encoding lymphocyte antigen 6B-like isoform X2, whose product MVPVIQTHLDKDLFLVGLVLVKSNKMNKILLLGVSALLCWSTVQGLRCRQCMRYVMDHCVVEESTCQVSPSRNVCMTLVTSLEKKSMRYSCMHAAICRTFEEKSRTKPDMYAECCKTDLCNGIPPWASDLSISTTLNSTNLLE is encoded by the exons atggttcCAGTAATCCAGACGCATCTGGACAAAGATCTCTTTCTGGTTGGCc TTGTGCTGGTGAAATCTAACAAGATGAATAAGATACTTCTCCTTGGAgtttctgctctgctctgctggagCACTG TCCAAGGCCTGCGATGCAGGCAATGCATGAGGTATGTGATGGATCACTGTGTAGTCGAGGAATCGACATGTCAAGTATCTCCCTCTAGAAATGTCTGCATGACCCTTGTAACCTCTTTAG AAAAGAAGTCAATGAGGTATAGCTGTATGCATGCAGCAATATGTAGAACATTTGAAGAAAAGTCAAGAACAAAACCTGATATGTATGCTGAATGCTGTAAGACAGATCTCTGTAACGGGATACCACCTTGGGCCTCTGACCTTTCAATATCTACCACACTAAACTCCACAAATCTCTTAGAGTGA
- the LOC128346185 gene encoding uncharacterized protein LOC128346185 isoform X1, with amino-acid sequence MKICAHQPFPVRRHFQTLWPHSLGSFQCLVENKFRAQSCLKVSREEFPHMKVILFAFPSDTSSVVLVKSNKMNKILLLGVSALLCWSTVQGLRCRQCMRYVMDHCVVEESTCQVSPSRNVCMTLVTSLEKKSMRYSCMHAAICRTFEEKSRTKPDMYAECCKTDLCNGIPPWASDLSISTTLNSTNLLE; translated from the exons ATGAAGATCTGTGCTCATCAGCCCTTTCCAGTAAGAAGGCATTTCCAGACCCTCTGGCCTCATTCCTTGGGCTCTTTCCAGTGTCTTGTAGAGAATAAATTCCGAGCACAGAGCTGTCTCAAGGTATCCAGAGAAGAGTTTCCTCACATGAAGGTGATTCTCTTTGCGTTTCCTTCTGATACATCTTCAGTTGTGCTGGTGAAATCTAACAAGATGAATAAGATACTTCTCCTTGGAgtttctgctctgctctgctggagCACTG TCCAAGGCCTGCGATGCAGGCAATGCATGAGGTATGTGATGGATCACTGTGTAGTCGAGGAATCGACATGTCAAGTATCTCCCTCTAGAAATGTCTGCATGACCCTTGTAACCTCTTTAG AAAAGAAGTCAATGAGGTATAGCTGTATGCATGCAGCAATATGTAGAACATTTGAAGAAAAGTCAAGAACAAAACCTGATATGTATGCTGAATGCTGTAAGACAGATCTCTGTAACGGGATACCACCTTGGGCCTCTGACCTTTCAATATCTACCACACTAAACTCCACAAATCTCTTAGAGTGA